From a single Oncorhynchus tshawytscha isolate Ot180627B linkage group LG33, Otsh_v2.0, whole genome shotgun sequence genomic region:
- the nefma gene encoding neurofilament medium polypeptide has translation MSYHPVDTVGSPFRRSMDSRTSYGRSSGTPSSGFRSQSWSRSSPNKPYKRSVNMPVARAYSSTLLSSADSVDFSQTNGDYKRSNEKEQLQGLNDRFAGYIDKVHYLEQQNSQIEEEIQALRQKQVSQSQLGDLYDQELQELRSMLEQIHHDKAQIQLDTDHIEEDIQRIRDRFDEEARIRDETEGIIRALKKDMNDSELVKSELEKKVQSLQDEIAFIRNNHEEEVSELFAQVQASQVTMERKDFQKTDITEALREIRTQLEGHSNQNLQQVEDWFMCRYSKLTDAAEQNKDAIKSARDEIADYRRQLQSKTVELESVRGTRESLERQLNDIEDRHNNDLSSLQETIHQLDNELKGTKWEMARHLREYQDLLNVKMALDIEIAAYRKLLEGEETHFSTFPYRQAVTSSKKSKSAPPKLKVQHKFVEEIIEETRVEDEKSEMDEALEEIAQELSAALEAEATDDREEEGEDKGEEEGEEAVGHGEEGEGDSEEVVASTESQVSSSAPAEEEEEDKNGGDEEEDGGEGAEEGEKEEEGEKEGKGEGEKGDDAEGGDEGEGREEEEETAPESKVSPDKEKAGEKEGSGGEEETADGEGEEEGGDKEEVASSDKGSKDGDDTDEKDKKGKDEKDDKTDEADVAKTESPKTDAPKSEVPKAEVQKSEAPKVSKPDSLKAESPKAGSPKSESPKAGSPKHESPKAGSPKSESPKPGSPKSETPKPAGSPKSESPKPAGSPKSESPKPAGSPKSESPKLGSPKAESPKDEAPKPEAPKSEAPKAAEEKVDKKGDSEEEKVEKKDAALSGEVEKGAPEDKKDDGKKEETDVISNGVDESPTKDDPNQKDDPNQKDDPSQKVVITKTVETITTGEDGAKHVIKSVTVTETVKETEDMIQEKMVSSKTMEKHSSKSVKVVTETE, from the exons ATGAGTTACCACCCGGTGGACACCGTAGGGAGTCCATTCAGGAGAAGCATGGATAGTAGGACAAGCTACGGCCGCTCCTCCGGCACCCCCTCCAGCGGGTTCCGCTCTCAGTCCTGGTCCCGGTCAAGCCCTAACAAGCCCTACAAGAGGAGCGTCAATATGCCTGTAGCCAGAGCGTACAGCTCCACACTCCTCAGCTCCGCCGACAGCGTTGATTTTAGTCAAACTAACGGAGATTACAAGCGTTCCAATGAGAAAGAGCAGCTCCAGGGGTTAAACGACCGCTTCGCCGGTTACATCGATAAGGTGCACTATCTGGAGCAGCAGAACAGCCAGATTGAGGAGGAGATCCAGGCGCTGCGGCAGAAGCAGGTGTCGCAGTCCCAGCTAGGCGATTTATACGACCAGGAGCTCCAGGAGCTGCGCTCCATGCTGGAGCAGATCCACCACGATAAGGCGCAGATCCAGCTCGACACAGACCACATCGAGGAGGACATCCAGAGAATTAGGGACCGCTTCGATGAGGAAGCTCGCATCAGGGATGAGACGGAAGGCATCATCCGGGCGCTCAAAAAAGATATGAACGACTCTGAGTTAGTGAAGTCGGAGTTGGAGAAGAAAGTCCAGTCACTGCAGGATGAGATTGCTTTTATCCGCAACAACCACGAGGAAGAGGTGAGCGAGCTGTTTGCCCAGGTGCAGGCGTCGCAGGTGACCATGGAAAGGAAAGACTTCCAGAAGACGGACATCACCGAGGCGCTCCGGGAGATCCGCACCCAGCTCGAGGGCCACTCCAACCAGAACCTGCAGCAGGTGGAGGACTGGTTCATGTGCCGCTATTCCAAGCTCACTGATGCTGCGGAACAAAACAAAGATGCAATAAAGTCCGCCCGTGATGAGATTGCAGACTACCGCCGCCAGCTCCAGTCCAAGACGGTGGAATTAGAATCGGTCCGGGGAACCAGGGAGTCACTGGAAAGGCAGCTGAATGACATCGAGGACCGACACAACAACGACCTGTCCAGCCTGCAG gagaccatccaccagcTGGATAATGAGCTCAAGGGCACGAAGTGGGAGATGGCGCGTCATCTGCGCGAGTACCAGGACCTGCTCAATGTCAAGATGGCTCTTGACATCGAGATTGCTGCATACAG GAAACTCCTAGAAGGTGAGGAGACCCACTTTAGCACTTTCCCTTACCGCCAAGCTGTCACGTCCTCTAAGAAGTCCAAGTCTGCGCCTCCCAAACTGAAGGTCCAGCACAAGTTTGTAGAGGAGATCATTGAGGAGACCAGGGTGGAGGATGAGAAGTCTGAAATGGACGAGGCCCTGGAAGAGATTGCCCAGGAGCTGTCTGCCGCACTGGAGGCAGAGGCAACAGAtgacagagaagaggaaggagaggataagggagaagaggaaggagaagaagcaGTGGGAcatggagaagagggagagggtgacTCAGAAGAGGTTGTAGCCTCCACTGAATCCCAAGTGAGCTCCAGCGCCCctgctgaggaggaagaggaggacaaaaACGGTGgcgatgaagaagaagatggaggagagggtgctgaggagggagaaaaagaagaagaggGTGAGAAAGAAGGAAAGGGTGAGGGTGAGAAGGGAGATGATGCAGAAGGTGGTGATGAGGgagaaggaagggaagaggaagaggagacagccCCAGAATCAAAGGTCTCTCCTGACAAAGAGaaggctggagagaaggaaggaagtggaggagaagaagagacagcagatggagagggagaagaggagggtggtGATAAAGAGGAAGTTGCAAGTAGTGACAAAGGATCCAAAGATGGAGATGATACAGATGAGAAAGATAAGAAAGGAAAGGATGAGAAAGATGACAAAACAGATGAGGCAGATGTAGCCAAGACAGAGTCTCCCAAAACAGATGCCCCCAAGAGTGAGGTCCCAAAAGCTGAGGTCCAGAAATCTGAGGCCCCAAAGGTCTCCAAGCCAGACTCCCTGAAAGCTGAATCCCCTAAGGCTGGGTCCCCTAAGTCTGAGTCACCAAAAGCTGGATCCCCCAAACATGAATCCCCCAAAGCTGGTTCCCCTaaatctgaatccccaaaacctGGCTCCCCCAAATCTGAAACCCCCAAACCTGCAGGATCCCCCAAATCTGAATCCCCCAAACCTGCTGGTTCCCCCAAATCTGAATCCCCCAAACCTGCAGGGTCCCCCAAATCTGAATCCCCCAAATTAGGATCCCCTAAAGCTGAGTCCCCTAAGGATGAGGCTCCCAAACCAGAAGCTCCCAAGTCAGAGGCCCCCAAGGCTGCAGAAGAGAAAGTAGACAAAAAGGGTGattcagaggaagagaaggtagaaaAGAAAGATGCAGCTTTGAGCGGAGAAGTGGAGAAGGGTGCCCCAGAGGACAAAAAGGATGATGGGAAGAAAGAGGAGACGGATGTGATCTCAAATGGAGTGGACGAGAGCCCCACCAAAGATGACCCCAACCAGAAAGATGACCCCAACCAGAAAGATGACCCCAGCCAGAAGGTGGTCATCACCAAAACGGTGGAGACCATCACCACTGGAGAGGATGGAGCCAAGCATGTCATTAAATCAGTCACTGTCACCGAGACTGTGAAGGAGACTGAGGATATGATTCAGGAGAAGATGGTGTCCAGCAAGACGATGGAGAAACACTCTTCCAAGTCCGTCAAGGTGGTGACCGAAACCGAGTGA